The stretch of DNA TGCAGAAGTTGGCTACGGCAGGAGTTGCCGGTACATAGCACCAGAATGTTCTTGCTAACGGCCATACATGGAAGAATGTAGTAGTAGGAGTGGCGAGAGGCGCGCCTAGCCCTGAGATAGTGAAATGGGCGTACTGGCCTAGCGAGTTGTATACTGCACTGTAGTAGGGGCGGCTGCCGGCGGGGCTTCAGAAATTCCCACTACGCTGCTGCGGCGCTCAAGGAGTACCGTGTCGCGCCACACGCCGTAATGCTGGCCAATTTTCTCGCGGCGGCCCACCTCTCGGAAACCAGCGGCGGCGTGAATAGTCAGGCTAGGCCTATTTTCGGGGAATATCCCGGCCTGCAAAGTCCAGATGCCATTTGCCTCAGAAGAGGCCACGAGGGCGGCCAGTAATTGCCGCCCAACGCCCCGGCCGCGAGCGGCTCTGGCTACATACACACTTACTTCAGCTACCCCACCATACACGCACCTACCCGAAACCGGCGACAGGGCGGCCCAGCCCACAATTTCCTGCTCTGGGCTAATAGCAATGAGCCGGCTATGTACTAAATGGCCCCGGTCCCATTCTTCCCACTCGGGAGCGGCGGTGTTAAAGGTGGCATTACGGGTGGCCATACCCTCTTCGTAAATAGCCCGAACGCTAGGCCAGTGGTCGGCGGTTAATGGTAACAGGTGCATGGTACAGGCTCTGAGAGGTAGAAAGCAAACAGATGCGATATGATAGAACAGCGCCGCTAGCAGCACCCGCCGCCTGGCGTGCAAGCCACCGGAGTGGGGGTAGGGGAAGTTTCTAGCAGCGTGAAAGCCATGGGGGCGGTAGTGAGAACTTCGGCAGTTGCTGGTGCCACGTTGGCCGCGGGAGCAATGCAGCACTGGCTATTGCCACTAGCCTGATCATACTCCTGTTGATAGCGTGGGTCGTTAAACTCCGCGTCTTCGTGGAAATAATACACTTCCCACTCTACTCCATCGGGGTCATTCACCCAAAACTTATCCTGCTTGGCATAGCAGCAGCTGGTACCCATTTCCTCGCGGGCCACTAGGCCACTCTTGCGGGCCAGCTCCAGGCGCTGCTCCATTTCGGCTACCGTTTCTACCTGAAAACCTAAGTGACCAAAGTTGCTGGCTACGCGCTCTGGGTTCTCAACAAAGGAGATGATGAGCGACGGATTATCGAGCACGTATTTGGCGTAGCCGCGCCGCACTTTCACGGCGGGCTGGCCGAAGAACGCCGTGTAGAAATTAACTGTGGCAGTTAAATCAGACACGTACAGGGAAACGTGCATCCGGGGAAAAACGGGAGTTTTCATTGGGTAAGTGGGGTAAGAGTGATACCAAGTAGTTAGCAGCAAGCATCGGAAGGGCTGCACGCCGGCGTGGCAGAAGCCTCCAAAAAGAAGGCCGTGAACTGCTGGTGCACCCGCCGCAGTAGTTCAGTATTGAGGCAATAGCAAACGGTAAGCCCGTCAATCTCACCCCGAATCAGATCCAGCGCTTTCAGCTCTTGCAGATGCTGCGAAACAGTAGTGCGGGAAAGGGGAAGCTCAGCGGCTATGTCGCCGGAAATGCAGGTGGTTTTGGAGGCTAGTAACTGAATGATGGCCACCCGGGCGGGGTGTGCCAGCGCTTTCGCCACGCGGGCCAGTTGCTGCTGCTCTTCCGTAAAGGCACTGGTTTTGGCGTAGGTCATGAGGTAGGTTATGAAGTATGTCGCAATTATACGTCATAACTATGTAGTATGTATACGACATAGTAAAATAATTTTTCTAAGTAGAATAGCTGAGTGTATAGATTTATTCCGTTATAATCCAGGTTATCAGGTATATATGCTTTATAAGCAGAGGGGGTTAAACTTACTATAGAAGTAAGGAGCCACCTGAAAAACGAGAGGCATCTGCTTAGTTCTAAACAAATAACTAGTTAAGCTCTGAGCTACATGCTGGGTGTTCCAGCGTGCCAGGTGCCGCCCGATAGATATGGCGTAACTAGGTGTTTTATGCCTGATACCGTAGCT from Hymenobacter taeanensis encodes:
- a CDS encoding ArsI/CadI family heavy metal resistance metalloenzyme, with product MKTPVFPRMHVSLYVSDLTATVNFYTAFFGQPAVKVRRGYAKYVLDNPSLIISFVENPERVASNFGHLGFQVETVAEMEQRLELARKSGLVAREEMGTSCCYAKQDKFWVNDPDGVEWEVYYFHEDAEFNDPRYQQEYDQASGNSQCCIAPAANVAPATAEVLTTAPMAFTLLETSPTPTPVACTPGGGCC
- a CDS encoding ArsR/SmtB family transcription factor, with protein sequence MTYAKTSAFTEEQQQLARVAKALAHPARVAIIQLLASKTTCISGDIAAELPLSRTTVSQHLQELKALDLIRGEIDGLTVCYCLNTELLRRVHQQFTAFFLEASATPACSPSDACC
- a CDS encoding GNAT family N-acetyltransferase; this encodes MHLLPLTADHWPSVRAIYEEGMATRNATFNTAAPEWEEWDRGHLVHSRLIAISPEQEIVGWAALSPVSGRCVYGGVAEVSVYVARAARGRGVGRQLLAALVASSEANGIWTLQAGIFPENRPSLTIHAAAGFREVGRREKIGQHYGVWRDTVLLERRSSVVGISEAPPAAAPTTVQYTTR